From Acipenser ruthenus chromosome 2, fAciRut3.2 maternal haplotype, whole genome shotgun sequence, a single genomic window includes:
- the LOC117408908 gene encoding alpha-1D adrenergic receptor-like, which translates to MTFLELINKSYNGNHSRDAFNQSLLVNLFTNDNNANSTELSLDPQSIGIGVLLAVFILFAIVGNILVILSVICNRHLQTVTNYFIINLAIADLLLSIIVLPFSASLEVLRFWVFGRIFCNIWAAVDVLCCTASIMSLCVISIDRYIGVKYSLKYPTIMTEKKAVVILIVVWVSSMVISIGPLLGWKEPPPSDASVCSITEEPGYALFSSLFSFYLPLMVILVMYFRIYVVARRTTKSLEAGVKRERNKSKEVVLRIHCRSVLEEAAASSKNKNHPFRSSLSVRLLKFSREKKAAKTLAIVVGVFILCWFPFFFVLPFGSFFPALKPSEMVFKVIFWLGYFNSCVNPIIYPCSSKEFKRAFIRLLKCQCQRRKRPLWRFYDQRWRTSANGSGRESYGDIKPRFSPNNSFSLNNSFMYNNKRRTLSLQGWKLFPPFQKSPFQLKEKMNNISNKIKMGPSKSSVPSLSKAEIESVSMGICSDFAEQNDYQMYDLSDCYGLRETDI; encoded by the exons ATGACTTTTTTAGAATTGATCAATAagagctacaatggaaaccactCAAGAGACGCGTTCAACCAGTCCCTTTTGGTTAACCTTTTTACGAATGACAACAACGCCAACTCAACCGAACTATCCTTGGACCCTCAATCAATTGGTATCGGTGTCTTACTTGCTGTTTTTATCTTATTTGCGATTGTGGGAAATATCTTAGTAATACTTTCAGTAATCTGCAACAGACACTTACAAACTGTAACGAATTATTTCATCATTAACCTAGCCATTGCAGATTTACTGCTGAGCATCATTGTACTGCCTTTCTCTGCGTCTTTGGAAGTCTTGAGGTTTTGGGTATTCGGCAGGATTTTCTGCAACATCTGGGCAGCTGTTGATGTGCTTTGCTGCACCGCTTCCATAATGAGCCTGTGCGTAATTTCAATAGACAGGTACATAGGAGTAAAATATTCTCTCAAATACCCGACTATTATGACTGAGAAAAAAGCGGTGGTAATCTTGATTGTGGTCTGGGTGTCGTCTATGGTTATCTCAATCGGACCGCTTTTAGGATGGAAGGAACCCCCGCCTTCAGACGCGAGCGTCTGCAGCATCACCGAAGAGCCGGGGTATGCGCTCTTCTCGTCTTTGTTTTCGTTCTACCTGCCGTTGATGGTcatcctggtgatgtatttcagGATCTACGTTGTAGCCAGGAGGACCACCAAAAGCCTGGAGGCAGGGGTAAAAAGGGAAAGGAACAAGTCAAAGGAAGTGGTTCTTAGGATTCACTGTAGAAGTGTCCTGGAGGAAGCTGCTGCTAGCTCAAAGAATAAGAACCACCCGTTCCGAAGTTCGCTCTCCGTGCGCCTTCTAAAGTTTTCAAGGGAAAAGAAAGCTGCTAAGACCCTGGCGATTGTGGTTGGGGTTTTCATTCTCTGCTGGttcccttttttctttgttttgccaTTTG GTTCTTTCTTCCCAGCTCTGAAACCATCTGAAATGGTTTTCAAAGTGATCTTCTGGTTGGGCTACTTCAACAGCTGTGTAAACCCTATCATTTACCCCTGCTCCAGCAAAGAGTTTAAGAGAGCTTTCATAAGACTTCTCAAGTGTCAGTGCCAGAGGAGGAAACGCCCTTTGTGGAGATTCTACGACCAAAGGTGGAGAACATCTGCCAACGGCTCAGGGCGAGAATCCTATGGTGACATCAAGCCCAGATTCTCCCCCAACAATTCTTTCTCACTTAATAACTCTTTTATGTACAACAACAAGAGGAGAACTCTTAGTCTTCAGGGGTGGAAACTCTTCCCCCCTTTTCAGAAGTCGCCTTTCCAGCTGAAGGAAAAAATGAACAATATCTCAAACAAGATTAAGATGGGGCCTAGCAAAAGCAGTGTGCCCAGCCTCAGCAAGGCTGAAATAGAGTCTGTTTCGATGGGAATCTGCAGTGATTTTGCAGAGCAGAATGACTATCAAATGTATGATCTATCTGACTGCTATGGGCTCAGAGAAACTGATATATAA